Part of the Oikeobacillus pervagus genome is shown below.
GTCGCGGTGACGGTGCACCAATGGCTATTATTGAATTAGTTTAATTTACATCTTTGTATGACAACAAGGGCGAAACAGTTTCAAACTCGTTTATGCCCTTTTTCTATAACGCAACGTTACATGTTTCAAAAGCTGAGTGTTACGATGAGCATAATAGGACTCGTCTAGCTCATGTACCTCATCCAGCCTTTTTTAAAAGGGGCTCTTACTAGAGCGGGAAAAGAATTCTTTTCTTTGGAATGAGGTACAGGCTTTTTTTGTATCCACACCTTTAAGATTCCCTGAAAAACGAAAAAATGATAGTTGAGTTGCAAGTCTAGCCTAGACAGAGGAGGTTGAATATGGAGAGTCAGCCATTAATCACGATAAAAAACGTGTCTTTTCGCTACCCTAATCAGAATGATCTTGCATTGAAAGATGTCTCCTTAGATGTTAGAAAAGGAGAGTGGCTTGCGATTGTAGGTCATAATGGTTCTGGCAAGTCGACATTGGCAAAAATGTTAAATGGTCTCCATTTCCCTGAAAAAGGTGAGATTACTATTTGTGGATTTGATTTAACAGAAGAAAATGTATGGGAGATCCGCAAACAGGTAGGAATGGTCTTTCAGAATCCTGATAATCAGTTCGTTGGAACGACGGTCGAGGATGATGTGGCTTTTGGTTTAGAAAACAATGGCATAGATTTCGACACGATGGTGACACGAGTGAAAGAATCTTTACATAGTGTAGGGATGGATCACTTTCTCAATCAAGAGCCACACCATCTATCAGGTGGACAAAAGCAACGGGTTGCGATTGCTGGAATTCTTGCTTTACAGCCTGAAATTATCCTATTGGACGAGGCCACTTCTATGTTAGACCCTAGAGGAAGAGAAGAAGTGATTCATACGATTAAACAGCTTAAATCAGAGAAAGATTTAACGGTTATCTCCATTACTCATGATTTAGAAGAGGCAGCAAAAGCAGATCGAATCATCATTTTAAATGGAGGAAAAGTCTATAAAGAAGGCATTCCAAATGAAATTTTCCTCTTAGACGAAGAATTAGTTTCTTTAGGGCTTGATATTCCTTTTCCAGTGAAATTGAGCAAACATTTGCAGGAGAAGGGATTTGCGATATCTCATAATCATTTAACAGAAGAAGAGCTGGTGAAAGATTTATGGACATTAAACTTCAAAATATAGAATACCGGTACTCAATTGGGACTCCTTTTGAACGGAAAGCGATTGAAAATGTTCATTTCAATATTCACTCAGGGGAATTTGTCGCAATAATCGGACATACAGGTTCCGGAAAGTCAACGATCCTCCAACATTTAAATGCTCTCCTTCAACCAACAAGTGGGTCAGTGATTATTGGTGATCGTGTGATTGAAGCAGGTAAAAAGGCAAAAAACTTGAAAGCTATTAGACAAAAGGTTGGGATTGTCTTTCAATTTCCTGAGCATCAATTATTTGAAGAAACCGTTGAAAAGGATATTTGTTATGGACCGATGAACTTTGGAATATCTGAATCTGAAGCGAGGAGACGGGCCCAAGAGCTAATTGAACTAGTAGGTCTTCCAATGGAAACATTGCATAAATCCCCATTCGACTTGTCAGGTGGTCAAATGCGAAGGGTTGCCATTGCAGGTGTATTAGCAATGGAACCAGAAGTCATTGTTTTGGATGAGCCTACCGCGGGGCTAGACCCACGAGGAAGAAAAGAAATCATGGACATGTTTTTTACATTACATAAGGAAAAAAAACTGTCGACTATTCTCGTGACCCATAGCATGGAAGATGCCGCCGAATATGCGGATCAGGTAGTGATTATGCATAAAGGTTGTGTGTATAAGAAGGGGGATCCTAGATCGATCTTTTCTTCTCCTGATGAACTTTTTTCCTTAGGCTTAAGTATACCCGAAGTCGTCCGTTTTCAATACTCGCTTCAAAAGAATTATGGGATCAAATTGAATAAAACGTGTTTAACGATTTCAGAACTTGTTGAGGAGTTAGATCATCTTAGAAAGAGCGGTGATCCATCATGATGGACAAAATCATTATTGGGCGATATATTCCATCTAACTCCATTGTTCATCAATTGGACCCGAGATCAAAATTGATTTTTGTATTTGCTTTTGTTTGTATTGTGTTTCTTGCCAATAACGCGGTAACTTATGGGACATTGGTTGTTTTTACATTTGTCCTAATATCGTTATCTAAAATTCCTATTCGATTCTTACTATCAGGTTTGAAGCCAATCTTATGGTTGATTTTATTTACCTTCTTTTTACATCTATTTTTTACAAAAGAAGGGGAACTTATTTTTCATTTAGGGTTTATTAAAATTTACGCTGAAGGGATTCGTCAAGGGATCTTCATTTCTTTACGTTTTTTCCTTCTCATTTTGGTCACCTCTCTGTTAACATTAACGACTAGTCCGATTTCAATTACAGATGGGTTAGAAAGTTTATTAAATCCTTTTAAAAAGCTCAAACTCCCCGTACATGAGTTAGCCTTAATGATGTCCATTTCCCTACGATTTATTCCAACCTTAATGGATGAAACGGAAAAAATAATGAAAGCACAAATGGCAAGAGGAACGGATTTTACAAGTGGACCGATAAAAGACCGATTGAAGGCCATTGTTCCTTTACTGATTCCATTGTTTGTTAGTTCATTTAAGCGGGCCGAAGAATTAGCGATTGCCATGGAAGCAAGAGG
Proteins encoded:
- a CDS encoding energy-coupling factor ABC transporter ATP-binding protein, producing the protein MESQPLITIKNVSFRYPNQNDLALKDVSLDVRKGEWLAIVGHNGSGKSTLAKMLNGLHFPEKGEITICGFDLTEENVWEIRKQVGMVFQNPDNQFVGTTVEDDVAFGLENNGIDFDTMVTRVKESLHSVGMDHFLNQEPHHLSGGQKQRVAIAGILALQPEIILLDEATSMLDPRGREEVIHTIKQLKSEKDLTVISITHDLEEAAKADRIIILNGGKVYKEGIPNEIFLLDEELVSLGLDIPFPVKLSKHLQEKGFAISHNHLTEEELVKDLWTLNFKI
- a CDS encoding energy-coupling factor ABC transporter ATP-binding protein — encoded protein: MDIKLQNIEYRYSIGTPFERKAIENVHFNIHSGEFVAIIGHTGSGKSTILQHLNALLQPTSGSVIIGDRVIEAGKKAKNLKAIRQKVGIVFQFPEHQLFEETVEKDICYGPMNFGISESEARRRAQELIELVGLPMETLHKSPFDLSGGQMRRVAIAGVLAMEPEVIVLDEPTAGLDPRGRKEIMDMFFTLHKEKKLSTILVTHSMEDAAEYADQVVIMHKGCVYKKGDPRSIFSSPDELFSLGLSIPEVVRFQYSLQKNYGIKLNKTCLTISELVEELDHLRKSGDPS
- a CDS encoding energy-coupling factor transporter transmembrane component T family protein — translated: MMDKIIIGRYIPSNSIVHQLDPRSKLIFVFAFVCIVFLANNAVTYGTLVVFTFVLISLSKIPIRFLLSGLKPILWLILFTFFLHLFFTKEGELIFHLGFIKIYAEGIRQGIFISLRFFLLILVTSLLTLTTSPISITDGLESLLNPFKKLKLPVHELALMMSISLRFIPTLMDETEKIMKAQMARGTDFTSGPIKDRLKAIVPLLIPLFVSSFKRAEELAIAMEARGYRGGEGRTKYRLLSWRKKDTAVIFILALLTSVLWMLRN